One window of the Methanomassiliicoccaceae archaeon DOK genome contains the following:
- the uppS gene encoding di-trans,poly-cis-decaprenylcistransferase codes for MEVPRIITDRAYSTYESLIEKEVASGVMPRHIAIIMDGNRRYASEVLGTEPMEGHKLGREKLDEVLHWCLDLNIHILTVYAFSTENFNREKDEVDYLMELLEQALYDFADDPEVHRHHVAINVIGDPSMLPDGVIEAMEYARSRTAGYKDNCLNMAIAYSGRQDIANAVRMIAKDAVDGKISVDDIDESTVSEYISTTGLPDPDLVLRTSGEIRISNFLLWQMAYSELYFADVYWPGFRHIDFLRAIRTYQQRTRRFGK; via the coding sequence ATGGAAGTGCCCCGCATAATCACAGACAGGGCATATTCGACGTACGAGTCCCTGATCGAGAAGGAGGTGGCCTCGGGCGTGATGCCCAGGCACATCGCCATAATCATGGACGGGAACCGCAGGTACGCATCGGAGGTGCTTGGCACTGAGCCGATGGAGGGCCACAAGCTCGGCCGTGAGAAGCTGGACGAGGTCCTGCACTGGTGCCTGGACCTCAACATCCACATACTGACGGTCTACGCCTTCTCCACGGAGAACTTCAACCGCGAGAAGGACGAGGTGGACTACCTCATGGAGCTGCTGGAGCAGGCCCTGTACGACTTCGCCGACGACCCCGAGGTCCACAGGCATCATGTCGCCATCAACGTGATCGGCGACCCGAGCATGCTGCCTGACGGAGTGATCGAGGCCATGGAGTACGCCAGGTCCCGCACCGCGGGGTACAAGGACAACTGCCTTAACATGGCCATCGCGTACAGCGGCAGGCAGGACATCGCCAACGCAGTCAGGATGATCGCGAAGGACGCGGTCGACGGCAAGATCTCCGTCGACGACATAGACGAGTCGACGGTCTCCGAGTACATCTCCACCACGGGTCTGCCCGACCCAGACCTGGTGCTCCGCACATCCGGTGAGATCAGGATCTCCAACTTCCTCCTCTGGCAGATGGCGTACTCGGAGCTGTACTTCGCGGACGTCTACTGGCCCGGGTTCAGGCACATCGACTTCCTCAGGGCCATAAGGACGTACCAGCAGCGCACGAGGCGCTTCGGGAAGTGA
- a CDS encoding oxidoreductase: MIYRDFKGKKISLYGMGAMRLPVVEGDDSRIDESATFEMVDYAMEHGVNYYDTAWGYHGGNSETVMGRALARYPRESYYLADKFPGYDLSNMDKVEEIFEEQLRKCGVDHFDFYLFHNVCELNIDSYLDPKYGIHDYLMEQKRNGRITHLGFSVHGSFEVMKRFLDAYGKDMEFCQVQLNYVDWEFQDAKAKIELLRSMGIPCWVMEPVRGGRLANLTDPEAAVLRAMRPDEAPVAWAFRFLQSIPEVTMVLSGSSNMEQMRQNIAICEEDRPLDGKEMEGLISLARNMVDAKSAPCTACKYCLSHCPKGIDIPRMIELYNEHVFTGGGFIAPMALAAVPADRQPSACIGCGKCADVCPQQIDIPGIMKDFAQKLGA; this comes from the coding sequence ATGATATACAGGGATTTCAAGGGAAAGAAGATCTCGCTGTACGGGATGGGCGCGATGCGTCTGCCCGTCGTCGAGGGCGACGACTCCAGGATCGACGAGTCCGCGACGTTCGAGATGGTGGACTACGCGATGGAGCACGGGGTCAACTACTATGACACCGCCTGGGGATACCACGGCGGCAACTCCGAGACAGTCATGGGGAGGGCCCTGGCCCGCTATCCCCGCGAGAGTTACTACCTGGCGGACAAGTTCCCCGGCTACGACCTGTCAAACATGGACAAGGTCGAGGAGATTTTCGAGGAGCAGCTGAGGAAATGCGGAGTGGACCACTTCGACTTCTACCTGTTCCACAACGTCTGCGAGCTGAACATCGACTCCTACCTGGATCCGAAGTACGGGATCCACGACTACCTCATGGAGCAGAAGAGGAACGGGAGGATAACCCACCTCGGATTCTCTGTCCACGGGAGCTTCGAGGTCATGAAGCGCTTCCTGGACGCCTACGGGAAGGACATGGAGTTCTGCCAGGTCCAGCTCAACTACGTGGACTGGGAGTTCCAGGACGCGAAGGCCAAGATCGAGCTCCTGAGAAGCATGGGCATACCGTGCTGGGTGATGGAACCGGTCCGCGGAGGACGCCTGGCGAACCTCACGGACCCCGAGGCCGCCGTCCTGAGGGCGATGAGGCCCGACGAGGCCCCCGTGGCCTGGGCGTTCAGGTTCCTCCAGTCCATTCCAGAGGTTACCATGGTCCTCTCCGGCTCCTCCAACATGGAGCAGATGAGGCAGAACATAGCCATCTGCGAAGAGGACAGGCCGCTGGACGGCAAGGAGATGGAGGGGCTCATCTCGCTCGCGAGGAACATGGTGGATGCGAAATCCGCACCGTGCACCGCCTGCAAGTACTGCCTCAGCCACTGCCCCAAGGGCATAGACATCCCGCGCATGATCGAGCTCTACAACGAGCACGTGTTCACCGGAGGAGGATTCATCGCACCGATGGCCCTTGCAGCGGTCCCCGCGGACAGACAGCCCTCCGCGTGCATCGGATGCGGCAAGTGCGCCGATGTCTGCCCGCAACAGATCGACATCCCCGGGATCATGAAGGACTTCGCCCAGAAGCTCGGGGCGTGA
- a CDS encoding TIGR04190 family B12-binding domain/radical SAM domain protein encodes MGSDIIFLHAPSVYDFRKKPIFYGPVSDVIPSSPVFEMYPMGFMTISSHLEAAGFRTRIVNIAVQMLQSERFDAEERIRKLDADVFAIDLHWMPHAHGAIELAKIVKKHHPEAKVEFGGLTSSYFYEELIQRPEVDLVMRGDTTEVPTVMMMEALQRGGDLSKVPNLVWKDSDGRIHDNGLTYSLESLDEVMFDYGTMIKGVLRNRDISGALPWFGWDKLPLTSVFTVRGCSVNCAECGGSHFANGRVVCRRRPAFRSPEKLAEDIDLIQSYLDTPVFIVGDLRQQSQDYADRFLRECKERRIKNHVVIELFNGAGDEYFQKIDKSLEGGWSIEFSPDSHDEKVRLALGKGYTNEAIERTIPAAFRNGCFRFDLFYMNGLPFQDRESAMDSVRASRRLWGLVGRDDGLFIYNAPFAPFVDPGSRVFEEPEKWGYTLRARTLEEHRLLLDNPSWKHVLSYETKWMTRDDVAEISYDAAVELARSEHDAGRIDDEAMSQRIERTEFARSLMHKVDEIMAIPDPEEREARLWETKEEGTRMMNSTVCNKKDLDWEAGSIWSNGPRVVAGLLKSTFRRH; translated from the coding sequence ATGGGATCGGACATAATATTCCTCCATGCACCCAGTGTTTACGATTTCAGGAAGAAGCCCATATTCTACGGGCCTGTCAGCGACGTGATCCCCTCCTCGCCGGTGTTCGAGATGTACCCGATGGGTTTCATGACGATATCCTCCCATCTGGAGGCGGCAGGATTCAGGACCCGCATCGTCAACATCGCGGTGCAGATGCTCCAGAGCGAGAGGTTCGACGCCGAGGAGAGGATAAGGAAGCTCGACGCAGACGTCTTCGCCATCGACCTCCACTGGATGCCCCACGCCCACGGGGCTATAGAGCTTGCGAAGATTGTCAAGAAGCACCATCCGGAGGCCAAGGTCGAGTTCGGGGGACTCACGTCCTCGTACTTCTACGAGGAGCTCATCCAGCGCCCGGAGGTCGACTTGGTTATGAGAGGGGACACGACGGAGGTCCCGACCGTCATGATGATGGAGGCCCTCCAGAGGGGAGGGGACCTGTCGAAGGTCCCGAACCTGGTCTGGAAGGATTCAGACGGGAGGATCCACGACAACGGCCTCACGTACTCCCTGGAGAGTCTGGACGAGGTCATGTTCGACTACGGGACCATGATCAAGGGGGTCCTTCGCAACAGGGACATCTCCGGAGCGCTGCCGTGGTTCGGCTGGGACAAGCTCCCCCTGACCTCGGTGTTCACCGTGAGGGGGTGCAGCGTCAACTGCGCAGAGTGCGGAGGCTCGCACTTCGCCAACGGCCGTGTCGTCTGCAGACGCAGGCCCGCTTTCAGGAGCCCGGAGAAGCTCGCGGAGGACATCGACCTCATCCAGTCATACCTGGACACGCCCGTGTTCATCGTCGGCGACCTCAGACAGCAGAGCCAGGACTACGCCGACAGGTTCCTGAGGGAGTGCAAGGAGAGGCGCATCAAGAACCACGTCGTCATCGAGCTCTTCAACGGAGCGGGCGACGAGTACTTCCAGAAGATCGACAAGTCGCTGGAGGGCGGGTGGTCCATAGAGTTCTCTCCCGACTCCCACGACGAGAAGGTCAGGCTGGCCCTCGGCAAAGGGTACACCAACGAGGCGATAGAGAGGACGATCCCGGCGGCGTTCAGGAACGGATGCTTCAGGTTCGACCTGTTCTACATGAACGGTCTCCCGTTCCAGGACCGTGAGTCCGCCATGGACAGCGTCAGGGCGTCCAGGAGGCTCTGGGGCCTTGTCGGCAGGGATGACGGCCTCTTCATCTACAACGCCCCCTTCGCGCCTTTCGTGGATCCCGGCAGCAGGGTCTTCGAGGAGCCGGAGAAGTGGGGATACACGCTCAGGGCCCGCACCCTGGAGGAGCACAGGTTGCTGCTGGACAACCCGTCGTGGAAGCACGTCCTGTCCTACGAGACCAAGTGGATGACGCGCGACGACGTGGCGGAGATCTCGTACGATGCCGCCGTGGAGCTCGCCAGGAGCGAGCACGACGCCGGCCGCATAGACGACGAGGCGATGAGCCAGCGCATAGAGAGGACCGAGTTCGCACGCTCGCTGATGCACAAGGTGGACGAGATCATGGCCATCCCCGATCCAGAGGAGAGGGAGGCCCGTCTCTGGGAGACGAAGGAGGAGGGCACGCGGATGATGAACTCGACCGTGTGCAACAAGAAGGACCTCGACTGGGAGGCCGGGTCCATCTGGTCCAACGGCCCCCGTGTCGTGGCGGGGCTTCTGAAGTCGACGTTCAGGCGTCACTGA
- the ndhC gene encoding NAD(P)H-quinone oxidoreductase subunit 3, which yields MPLAIVSVIALGFAPLAWWASRFVRPKKPTQWMETTYECGSEPIGVAQVQFRFQYYTFALIFVVFDLVATFLMIWAVAFSGLSVTAQLMMMLFFGILILGVAYSLKKEDYVWI from the coding sequence ATGCCATTAGCGATAGTGAGCGTTATCGCGCTCGGTTTCGCTCCGCTGGCATGGTGGGCATCGAGGTTCGTCCGGCCCAAGAAACCCACTCAGTGGATGGAGACAACCTATGAGTGCGGTTCAGAACCCATTGGAGTAGCCCAGGTGCAGTTCAGGTTCCAATACTACACTTTTGCACTGATTTTTGTCGTCTTTGACCTGGTTGCAACCTTCCTGATGATCTGGGCAGTCGCGTTCTCTGGACTTTCAGTGACCGCGCAGCTCATGATGATGCTGTTCTTCGGGATTCTGATTCTTGGTGTCGCATATTCCTTGAAAAAGGAGGATTACGTATGGATATGA
- the folD gene encoding bifunctional methylenetetrahydrofolate dehydrogenase/methenyltetrahydrofolate cyclohydrolase FolD produces MTAKLILGKEVSEEIYGELRQRIGALKAKGVTPGLAVVLVGDDPASQVYVRKKGEMCEELGMRSLTVRMPEETTQEELLSKVAELNADPSIHGFLVQLPLPDHIDEEAVINAIDPAKDVDCFHPSNVGRMLIGDPDFLPATPAGVQQMLVRSGVETAGKHVVVVGRSNIVGKPMAAMMVQKGQGANSTVTVVHSRTRNLAEITSTADILIVAIGKPRFVTADMVKEGAVVIDVGTNRVSDPTHPKGSRLVGDVDFEEVSEKASYITPVPGGVGPMTICMLMANAVRAAEKVVG; encoded by the coding sequence ATGACTGCGAAGCTCATCCTCGGCAAGGAGGTCTCTGAGGAGATTTACGGGGAGCTCAGACAGAGAATCGGGGCCTTGAAGGCCAAGGGCGTGACGCCGGGCCTGGCAGTGGTCCTCGTGGGGGACGACCCGGCCTCGCAGGTGTACGTCAGGAAGAAGGGCGAGATGTGCGAGGAGCTCGGGATGAGGTCCCTGACCGTCAGGATGCCCGAGGAGACCACGCAGGAGGAGCTTCTGAGCAAGGTCGCGGAGCTCAACGCCGACCCGTCCATACACGGGTTCCTGGTGCAGCTTCCGCTGCCAGACCACATCGACGAGGAGGCCGTGATCAACGCCATCGATCCGGCGAAGGACGTCGACTGCTTCCACCCGTCGAACGTGGGGAGGATGCTCATCGGCGACCCGGACTTCCTCCCGGCAACCCCTGCCGGAGTCCAGCAGATGCTGGTCAGGTCCGGCGTCGAGACCGCCGGCAAGCACGTCGTAGTGGTGGGGAGGAGCAACATCGTGGGCAAGCCCATGGCCGCGATGATGGTGCAGAAGGGCCAGGGTGCGAACTCGACCGTGACGGTCGTCCACTCGAGGACCAGGAACCTGGCCGAGATCACGTCCACCGCCGACATCCTCATCGTGGCGATCGGGAAGCCCCGCTTCGTCACCGCAGACATGGTGAAGGAGGGCGCCGTGGTCATAGATGTGGGCACCAACAGGGTCTCCGACCCCACGCATCCCAAGGGAAGCAGGCTGGTCGGGGACGTGGATTTCGAAGAGGTCTCCGAGAAGGCCTCGTACATCACGCCCGTTCCGGGCGGAGTGGGCCCCATGACCATATGCATGCTCATGGCCAACGCCGTCAGGGCCGCGGAGAAGGTGGTCGGATGA
- a CDS encoding NADH-quinone oxidoreductase subunit B, translating to MDMSLYPHAVAMSADEFMSWSDAMINDLLSSGTKKTVDELTGPIWSWAMKNSMHPLHWGLACCALEMAAASAPRYDAERYGMIYRSSPRQTDILLVNGWISKKIRPDLRRLYEQIPNPKWVVAMGECAISGGPWYDSYNTVQGLDQIVPVDVYIPGCPARPDAMIDGFMLLQKKIESYFRRGAFLED from the coding sequence ATGGATATGAGCCTCTACCCCCATGCGGTTGCAATGAGTGCTGACGAGTTCATGTCATGGTCTGACGCCATGATTAATGACCTCCTCAGCTCTGGAACCAAAAAGACAGTGGACGAGCTCACAGGACCCATCTGGTCCTGGGCGATGAAGAACTCCATGCACCCCCTTCACTGGGGACTCGCATGCTGCGCTCTCGAGATGGCGGCGGCTTCCGCCCCCAGGTACGACGCAGAGCGTTACGGTATGATCTACCGTTCATCCCCCAGGCAGACCGATATCCTGCTGGTCAACGGCTGGATCTCCAAGAAGATCCGTCCCGACCTCAGGCGTCTCTACGAGCAGATCCCCAACCCGAAATGGGTCGTGGCGATGGGCGAGTGCGCCATCTCCGGAGGACCCTGGTACGACTCCTACAACACAGTTCAGGGTCTGGACCAGATCGTCCCCGTGGATGTCTACATCCCCGGATGCCCCGCTCGTCCCGATGCGATGATTGATGGATTCATGCTTCTCCAGAAGAAGATCGAGAGCTACTTCAGGAGAGGAGCATTCCTGGAGGACTGA
- a CDS encoding RNA 2'-phosphotransferase, with translation MIRECEEHGYFRDERCPYCGEEGKFIMSDYEVEKIGRTLAAILRHGKFGLEMDSQGNVSLRDVMAKIRERNPRMNWLRSRHIEALVETDPKGRYVISGGKIRATYGHTIPLDIKLDCENIPDELFYPATQEEAELLLESGIFPSDRAMVHLSLTYRDALRAGSVRTEDPVILVIDTGVCMELGSDIGKAARTVYLCRSVPADAIDIADPEDWDTEGDD, from the coding sequence ATGATAAGGGAATGCGAGGAGCACGGATATTTCAGAGACGAGAGGTGCCCGTACTGCGGGGAGGAGGGCAAGTTCATCATGTCCGACTACGAGGTCGAGAAGATCGGGAGGACACTTGCCGCAATCCTGAGGCACGGGAAGTTCGGGCTCGAGATGGATTCCCAGGGCAACGTCAGCCTGAGGGACGTCATGGCGAAGATCCGCGAGCGCAACCCCCGCATGAACTGGCTCAGGTCCAGGCACATCGAGGCCCTCGTCGAGACCGACCCGAAGGGGAGGTACGTGATCTCAGGGGGGAAGATCCGCGCCACGTACGGCCACACCATACCCCTCGACATAAAGCTTGACTGCGAGAACATACCCGACGAGCTGTTCTACCCCGCCACCCAGGAGGAGGCGGAGCTCCTGCTCGAGTCGGGGATATTCCCGTCGGACCGCGCCATGGTCCACCTGTCCCTGACCTACAGGGACGCACTCAGGGCCGGTTCCGTCAGGACTGAGGATCCTGTGATCCTCGTGATCGACACGGGAGTCTGCATGGAGCTCGGTTCCGACATAGGGAAGGCCGCCAGGACGGTGTACCTGTGCAGGAGCGTCCCCGCCGATGCGATCGACATCGCGGATCCGGAGGATTGGGACACAGAGGGAGATGATTGA
- a CDS encoding NADH-quinone oxidoreductase subunit D, which yields MADSLVPVKELEEKMETDKMWIIMGPQHPFSHGLWTLKIQVDGEIVTDAEPIVGYLHRGWEKEAENRIYPKIIPMADRLCYAASMTYTHLYCMTVEKALGIDIPEKAKYIRIVADEVCRINSHLMWLAAVGTDLGNLTVFLWAMREREYFLDLNVKLCGARMTTNYPRIGGVRNDLTELFDRDIIRTVDRFEKAMWDIIDLMDESSIIVSRMKGVSYISREQCANIGMTGPAMRGCGVDFDIRRDDPYDNYDKVDFEVPVLTEGDSYARYMIRIEEMFQSCEIIRQAVQKIRALGKNAPYRLKTPTKVPAGTAFMRMEDPRGESLMYLVSDGTDKPYRLKVRSPIFTNVSTSKVMCQGCRIADVPAILAQIDMCLGETDR from the coding sequence ATGGCTGACTCGTTAGTTCCCGTTAAAGAATTGGAAGAGAAGATGGAAACCGACAAGATGTGGATCATCATGGGTCCGCAGCACCCGTTCTCCCACGGTCTCTGGACCCTCAAGATCCAGGTCGACGGAGAGATCGTCACGGACGCAGAGCCCATCGTCGGTTACCTCCACCGTGGCTGGGAGAAGGAGGCCGAGAACAGGATCTACCCCAAGATCATTCCCATGGCCGACCGTCTCTGCTACGCCGCGTCGATGACCTACACCCACCTCTACTGCATGACTGTGGAGAAGGCTCTGGGAATCGACATCCCCGAGAAGGCGAAGTACATCAGGATCGTGGCCGACGAGGTGTGCAGGATCAACTCCCATCTCATGTGGCTCGCGGCCGTCGGTACCGACCTCGGAAACCTGACCGTGTTCCTCTGGGCCATGAGGGAGAGGGAGTACTTCCTCGACCTGAACGTCAAGCTCTGCGGAGCCAGGATGACCACCAACTACCCGCGTATCGGCGGAGTCAGGAACGACCTGACCGAGCTGTTCGACAGGGACATCATCCGCACCGTGGACCGCTTCGAGAAGGCCATGTGGGACATCATCGATCTGATGGACGAGAGCTCAATCATCGTCTCCAGGATGAAAGGCGTGAGCTACATCTCGCGCGAGCAGTGCGCCAACATCGGAATGACCGGTCCCGCCATGAGGGGCTGCGGCGTCGACTTCGATATCCGCCGTGACGACCCCTATGACAACTACGACAAGGTCGACTTCGAGGTTCCCGTGCTGACCGAGGGAGACTCCTACGCCAGGTACATGATCCGTATCGAGGAGATGTTCCAGTCCTGCGAGATTATCAGGCAGGCGGTCCAGAAGATCAGGGCGCTCGGAAAGAACGCCCCCTACAGGCTCAAGACCCCCACAAAGGTCCCCGCAGGAACTGCCTTCATGAGGATGGAGGACCCCCGCGGAGAGTCTCTCATGTACCTCGTCTCCGACGGAACCGACAAGCCCTACAGGCTCAAGGTCCGCAGTCCGATCTTTACGAACGTATCCACATCCAAGGTAATGTGTCAGGGATGCAGGATCGCCGATGTTCCGGCCATCCTCGCCCAGATCGACATGTGCCTCGGAGAGACTGACAGGTGA
- a CDS encoding NADH:ubiquinone oxidoreductase subunit: MDTEAVYQSPSEEEVKTLLTEKFPEVEVTRTEARRVYAKLPREKVLEVCKYIQHNLTFEHCSTVIGVDYVDHMTVVYHLSNYYNGLMIELSTDLPADDLHVESVTCVWEGANWHERETWELFGIVFDNHPKLERLLTPKTYEFFPFRKSYKLRGSE; encoded by the coding sequence ATGGACACAGAAGCCGTGTACCAGAGTCCCTCCGAGGAAGAGGTCAAGACCCTCCTCACCGAGAAGTTCCCCGAGGTCGAGGTCACCAGGACCGAGGCCCGCAGGGTGTACGCCAAACTCCCGAGGGAGAAGGTCCTTGAGGTGTGCAAGTACATTCAGCACAACCTGACCTTCGAGCACTGCTCCACCGTCATCGGAGTGGACTACGTCGACCACATGACTGTGGTCTACCACCTGTCCAACTACTACAACGGACTCATGATCGAGCTTTCCACAGACCTTCCCGCAGACGACCTCCATGTGGAGTCGGTGACATGCGTCTGGGAAGGAGCCAACTGGCACGAGAGGGAGACCTGGGAGCTCTTCGGAATCGTCTTCGACAACCACCCCAAGCTGGAGAGGCTGCTGACTCCGAAGACCTACGAGTTCTTCCCCTTCAGGAAATCATACAAACTCAGGGGGAGTGAGTGA
- a CDS encoding (4Fe-4S)-binding protein, with the protein MLYRKVARTGDEVGIIGMGTSSNGEAGAEETRRTVELALDSGVNYFDLASATGMTFGAFGEALKGRREEAMLQMHFGADYATGEYGRVYGLDNVRKSIKWQMSKVGTDYIDYGFIHCIDSLSELDDEWDGGIVGYIQELKDEGAVHHIGISTHTPSVAQKALDSGIIDMVMFSINPAYDWKQGEFAYGEIGERSELYRRCESDGVGISVMKAFGGGQLTDAKISPFGRALTATQCIQYALDKPGVVTVLAGVRNRDDLRSALAYLDSTPDDRDYSVIGSFTPPEAEGRCVYCNHCRPCPAGLDIGLVNKYYDLARAGDALASEHYAGLAVKADACTGCGHCNDTCPFHVDQVARMAEVRGYFGQ; encoded by the coding sequence ATGCTGTACAGAAAGGTTGCCAGGACCGGGGACGAGGTCGGCATCATAGGCATGGGCACCAGCTCCAACGGGGAGGCCGGGGCCGAGGAGACCAGGAGGACGGTGGAGCTCGCGCTGGACTCCGGCGTGAACTACTTCGACCTGGCATCAGCCACCGGCATGACCTTCGGCGCTTTCGGAGAGGCCCTGAAGGGAAGGCGCGAGGAGGCCATGCTCCAGATGCACTTCGGGGCCGACTACGCCACCGGCGAGTACGGCAGGGTCTACGGCCTGGACAACGTCAGGAAGTCGATAAAGTGGCAGATGTCCAAGGTCGGCACGGACTACATCGACTACGGCTTCATACACTGCATCGACAGTCTCTCGGAGCTTGACGACGAGTGGGACGGGGGCATAGTCGGGTACATCCAGGAGCTGAAGGACGAGGGGGCCGTTCACCACATAGGCATCTCCACCCACACCCCATCCGTCGCCCAGAAGGCGTTGGACTCGGGAATCATAGACATGGTCATGTTCAGCATCAACCCCGCGTACGACTGGAAGCAGGGGGAGTTCGCCTACGGCGAGATCGGCGAGAGGTCGGAGCTTTACCGCAGATGCGAATCCGACGGTGTCGGGATCTCCGTCATGAAGGCGTTCGGAGGCGGTCAGCTCACCGACGCGAAGATCTCGCCCTTCGGCAGGGCCCTGACCGCCACCCAGTGCATCCAGTACGCCCTGGACAAGCCAGGCGTCGTCACCGTCCTGGCCGGTGTGAGGAACCGCGACGACCTGCGCTCTGCGCTGGCGTACCTGGATTCGACGCCCGATGACAGGGACTACTCCGTCATAGGGTCGTTCACCCCGCCCGAGGCGGAAGGAAGATGCGTGTACTGCAACCACTGCCGCCCATGCCCGGCCGGGCTAGACATAGGCCTGGTCAACAAGTACTACGACCTGGCCAGGGCCGGGGACGCCCTGGCGTCGGAGCACTATGCGGGACTGGCGGTGAAGGCCGACGCCTGCACGGGGTGCGGACACTGCAACGACACCTGTCCGTTCCATGTGGACCAAGTGGCCCGCATGGCAGAGGTCCGCGGATACTTCGGCCAGTGA
- the proC gene encoding pyrroline-5-carboxylate reductase, protein MSAGIGFIGAGKMAEALIGGLIAKNVFDRDGIIACAPHESTRKRVSRTYEIRVLGTAKEVCSEADIVVLAVKPKQVPEVFAEGLDLGGKVLISIVAGLTLEKLRAYVPDAKNIRVMPNHCCMVLEGAMGYCCDPSVTDADKAAVADILGSVGLAVEVGEEYMDAITGIAGSSPAFLYLVIDAMADAGVLNGLSRADSTRLAAQSMLGAAKMVLETGRHPDVLRDEVCSPGGTTIVGVRAAEDMGLRAAMIAAVDSTIEKSREMSRGQ, encoded by the coding sequence ATGTCCGCGGGCATAGGATTCATAGGCGCAGGCAAGATGGCGGAGGCCCTGATCGGGGGCCTGATAGCGAAGAACGTTTTCGACAGGGATGGCATCATCGCATGCGCTCCCCACGAGTCCACCCGCAAGAGGGTCTCCCGGACCTACGAGATCAGGGTCCTCGGAACTGCCAAGGAGGTCTGCTCCGAAGCGGACATCGTCGTCCTCGCCGTGAAACCCAAGCAGGTGCCCGAGGTGTTCGCCGAAGGCCTCGACCTGGGCGGGAAGGTCCTGATCAGCATCGTCGCCGGACTCACGCTGGAGAAGCTCAGGGCATATGTGCCAGATGCGAAGAACATCAGGGTCATGCCCAACCACTGCTGCATGGTCCTCGAAGGTGCCATGGGATATTGCTGCGACCCCTCCGTCACCGATGCGGACAAGGCCGCCGTCGCCGACATCCTCGGTTCCGTCGGCCTCGCTGTGGAGGTAGGGGAGGAGTACATGGACGCCATAACGGGCATCGCAGGGAGCTCCCCCGCATTCCTGTACCTCGTCATCGACGCCATGGCGGACGCCGGCGTGCTGAACGGACTGTCGAGGGCCGACTCGACAAGGTTGGCGGCGCAGTCGATGCTCGGGGCCGCGAAGATGGTTCTTGAAACCGGAAGGCACCCGGACGTGTTGAGAGACGAGGTCTGCTCCCCGGGCGGAACAACGATCGTGGGCGTCCGTGCGGCCGAGGACATGGGCCTCCGTGCGGCGATGATCGCCGCGGTGGACTCCACCATCGAGAAGTCCCGCGAGATGAGCAGGGGTCAGTGA